The Thermus aquaticus DNA window CCCGGAGGGCCTCGAGGAGCGCCGTCCCGTGGCGCTTCCCCTCTACCCCTCCCTGCAAGCCGCCCTCTCCGGGGAAAGCGCCCGCCAGGCCTACCTGGCCCCCGAGGACCTGCCCAAGGGAGCCCTGGTGGACAAGCTCGCCTTCCTGGAGCTTCCCGGGCCCTGGCTCTTCTCCCTCACCCTCCCCTTCCCCCTCACCAAACCCCTGCGCCTTCTGGCGGAGCTGAGGCCCCTGGTGGCCCGGGAAGGGGTCTACGTGGGCCGCCTCGAGGGCCACCCCGCCCTCTTCACCCACGAGGACCTGGAAAGGAAAAACTTCGCCCTCTACCCCCTCCTCCAAGGGCTTCCCACCCTCTGGACCGAGGGCCGGGAACCGGAGATCCTCGGCCTGGTGCGGGCTTGGTGGGTGCAGGGATAACCCCCTGTTGCTAAAGGATCATTCGGTGTGCTAGCCTTGGAGTGTGGTCTTTGCTTGGCACAGGGCTATGCTAATATGGCAAGACAAGGGAGGTGAGAGGAACAGGCTAACTTAGCGGCCTCCAAAAAGAAGCGGATCGGGGTTGCCCCCGACAGCTTGCTCTCAAGCTTGGTATCCGCCCCTTCCCAAGGCTAGGATACCAAGCCGCAGAGGGAGAGTCAACCTCTTTGGGCAACCCCACGGGCCCCAGGGCCGGGGTAAAAGGCCCAAAAAGCACCGTGGGACGCAAAAAAGCTCACTCCAAGGCTTGGACCTACCTGGACCACCCTTCGGCTTTCACCCTGATCCCGAACCCCATCCTCAAGCAGGCCCTCTCCGGCGAGGTGGGAGGGAAGCGCCTCAAGCCCATCCCCCGCCTGGTCTACCTCACCCTCCTCTCCCGGGCCCGCCTGGAGGGGAAGGAGGCCACGGCCCAGGACCTCGCCCTCCTCCTGGGCTTCGACCCCCGCACCGTGGAGAAGGCCCTCCTGGAACTCTGGGAGCTTGGCCTGGTGGAGCGGGGCGGCTACGGCTACTTTGCCCCCTTGCGCGCCGTGCTCCCCAAGGCGCACGCTGTGCAAAGCTCCTTGCACGCCGTGCAGGGGGAAAGCGGGGAAAAGGCCGTGCCAGACGAGCTTGGCTCGGTCCTAGAAGAAATAAGAGAAGAAGAAAAGAAAAAACCTCCTCATCCTCTATCCCACCCACCCACCCCGCCTTCGGCAGAGGGGGAGGAGGAGCTTTGGGAGGAACCCCTAGCGGAACCCTTAGGGGAAGGCCACGAGGTGGAAGCCTCCCTTGCTTTTCCTCCGGGAGGGAGCGGAACTTCTGTCTTGACCCAAGCTTCCCCGCCGCTTGTGAAGCCGGGCACGAAGTCCCTGCGGGCCGCCCTGGAGGGGGCGGGGCTTTGGCGGGAGTTCTGGCGGGTCTTCCGCCCCGGCTTCGCCACCCCGGCCCTCTTCGGGGCCTACCTCCACCGCCTGGAGCGGGGGGCCCTGCCCCTGGGGACGGCCTTTCTGGAGGTCGTGGCCCGCACCCTGGAAGGGGCGAGGCGGGGGGTGGTGCGCTACCCGGCGGCCTACCTGGAGCGGTTGCTTCAGGAGCTAGCCCCCGAGGGGGCCCAAGCCCCTTCCCTGACCTCTTCCCTCGAGGCCCCGCCTTTCCAAGACGGCGACCTGCTCCTCCTGCCCGATGGCAGGCGGGGCTACTTCGGGGGCTGGACAGGAGGGGGTAAGGAGGCCTTCCTGGAGGTGGACGGGGTGGCCTACCGGGTGCCCAGGGAACTTCTCCTTGAGGCCCGTGTGGTAGGGTGAGGGAGATGCTGGAAGCCGAACTCCTCCCCGCTTCGTCGGGGGAGAAACCCCTTGGGGAAGGCTTCTCGGAAGGCGAGGAGTCTAGGCCACAGGACTGGTATTTCGCCCGGCTGGAGCTTTGGGGCACCCTGGAGCGCAAGATCCTGCCCCCCAAGGGCAAGGGGGAAGGCTCTCAGGAGGGGGGGCGTCCCCGATGGGTCTACGTCCTGCGGGATCCCGCCTTGGGGGAGGTGCCCCTGCGCTTTCCCCGGGAAGTGTGGGAGCGGATCCCCTTCTGGGCCTTCCAGCGCCACTTGGGGCGCACCGTCTTAGCCCGCTTCTCCCCTCGTACGAACGCCCAGGGCCTTTGGTCCCCCTGGCACTCCCCCGCCTTGGGGTTTTCCCGGAGGCCGGGGGTGGAGCCATCCCGCTTCCAGGCGCGGGGCCGCCTGGTGGGGGTGGACCGGGAGGAGGGGCGGCTGGTGGTGGAGATCCGTCCCAACCCCCAAGGGGTCCTCAAGGAACCCTTCCGCCTCACCCTGCACGCCGCCCTGGCCCTCCTGGAGGGGCTTCCTTCCCTGGGCAGCGGGGTGTACCTGGAGGGGGAGCTGAGGCCCAAGAGCAGGCGGATGGTGGTGAGGAAGGCCGAGCTTGTTCCCCTGTGGGACGACTAGGGCACAAGGCTTTCCTCCACGGGGTGGCCCATCTCTCCCCTTCGGGCTGTGGGCGTAGCCTTCGCCTGGAGGCGCGGGGACTTTTCACCTTGCGGGCCAGGTTTCTGGGAGGTAAGGGCCCAGGGACGGGCTTCCACCAGGTGGTCCTCTGGTTTCGCACCGACCGGGAAGGGTTCGTCACCGAAGTGGTGGTGGCCCACTGGTCCCTCCTGGCCCCGGCCCCGGTGGGCTTCCTTCCCGACGAACCTCTGCGCTTCAGCCTCTTGGGGGAATGGCTGGGGGCTCACGAGGGTGTGGGAAGGGTCTGGGTGGTGCCCAAGGACCCTGAGGAAGCTCCTCCCTTCCCCGTGCGCTTTCTTCCCGTGCGCCCCCACCTGGTCCCAGCCCCAGGGGGGCTCGCCCTGGTCCTGGGACGGGTGGAGCGGGGGAGGCTCCTGGGGGAGGAGGTGCTGCTCTTGAGCGGAAGGGTCCTTTGCCCGGGGGCTGGCTAAAGCCTAGTCTGACCAGTTGTGCTAAGCTTGGGCTGTGGACAAGACCTGGCAGCTGCAAGAGGCCAAGGCCCGCTTCTCCGAGCTGGTGGAGGAGGCCCTGCGCTCCGGCCCCCAGGTGGTGACCCGCCGGGGCAAGCGGGCGGTGGTGGTCCTCTCCTGGGAGGCCTACGCCCGCCTGGCGGGCAGGGAGACCCGCCTCCTGGAGGCCCTTCGCCCCCAAGAACCCCTCCCCAATGAGGAGGTGGAGGCCCTCTTCCCTCCGGAGAGGGAGGGGATCGCCTACCGGAAGGTGGAACTTTGAGCTACCTCTTGGACACCAACGTGGTCTCCGAGGTGGCCAAGCGGGAACCCCACCCTGCGGTCTTGGCCTGGCTGGAGGCGGTGCCCCTGGGGGAGGCTTACCTTTCTGCCCTCACCTTGGGGGAGCTGGTGCAAGGGGTGGTGCGGGCTCCCTCGGAGCGGCGTCCCCGGCTGGAGGCCTGGCTGGACGGGATCAGACGCCGCTTCGCGGGGCGGATCCTTCCCCTAGATGCAGAGGTGATGGAGGTCTGGGGAGAGCTCACCGGGCGGGCCATGGTGGAGGGAAGGAGCCTCTCCCCCCTAGATGCCCTGCTGGCGGCCACGGCCCTGCGGCACGGCCTGGTGCTGGTCACCCGCAACCTGAGGCCTTTTGAGGGCGTGCCCGTGCGGGTGTTCAGCCCGTGGGAGGCTCCTTGAGGAGAGGGTATTTGGCAACACGTGTTATGATGGGGGCAACATGGCACGGGTAAAGCTAAAGCCGCTGGCCTTGTGGGCCCGGGAGCGGGGTCTCCCCTACAGCACCGCC harbors:
- a CDS encoding helix-turn-helix domain-containing protein; translated protein: MPRRKQPQEALPPRIRAIIERRKELGLTQEELARMAGFSFSLMAKIERGATDPRSLSALYLTNLARVLGLPLSVLLDEGLPEGLEERRPVALPLYPSLQAALSGESARQAYLAPEDLPKGALVDKLAFLELPGPWLFSLTLPFPLTKPLRLLAELRPLVAREGVYVGRLEGHPALFTHEDLERKNFALYPLLQGLPTLWTEGREPEILGLVRAWWVQG
- a CDS encoding helix-turn-helix domain-containing protein, with product MGRKKAHSKAWTYLDHPSAFTLIPNPILKQALSGEVGGKRLKPIPRLVYLTLLSRARLEGKEATAQDLALLLGFDPRTVEKALLELWELGLVERGGYGYFAPLRAVLPKAHAVQSSLHAVQGESGEKAVPDELGSVLEEIREEEKKKPPHPLSHPPTPPSAEGEEELWEEPLAEPLGEGHEVEASLAFPPGGSGTSVLTQASPPLVKPGTKSLRAALEGAGLWREFWRVFRPGFATPALFGAYLHRLERGALPLGTAFLEVVARTLEGARRGVVRYPAAYLERLLQELAPEGAQAPSLTSSLEAPPFQDGDLLLLPDGRRGYFGGWTGGGKEAFLEVDGVAYRVPRELLLEARVVG
- a CDS encoding type II toxin-antitoxin system prevent-host-death family antitoxin, translated to MDKTWQLQEAKARFSELVEEALRSGPQVVTRRGKRAVVVLSWEAYARLAGRETRLLEALRPQEPLPNEEVEALFPPEREGIAYRKVEL
- a CDS encoding type II toxin-antitoxin system VapC family toxin; this encodes MSYLLDTNVVSEVAKREPHPAVLAWLEAVPLGEAYLSALTLGELVQGVVRAPSERRPRLEAWLDGIRRRFAGRILPLDAEVMEVWGELTGRAMVEGRSLSPLDALLAATALRHGLVLVTRNLRPFEGVPVRVFSPWEAP